In Rhodamnia argentea isolate NSW1041297 chromosome 5, ASM2092103v1, whole genome shotgun sequence, the DNA window TTCCAGGGAAAAACATGAGTCTGTAAACTCTTTGGCATTTTGAAGGATAGTCATATGCTTCTGTCTTTCTAGGTATATGATTATCTAACAGAGGTAAATATGAGGGGGGGCTGCCTTGCAAGCTGCTTGTCGGACTTTTCTTTGGGAGCTGTAGATGCATTTTGTTAAGGGTTTGCCAATAGTACAAAAAGCAGTGAACTATTTATTTACCACTTCGATGCAACTCATTTTATCGAGtgataaaaggaaaaggtttcGTGGAATACGTTGTAGATGCAACCAAAGATGCTAGGAAGAACGAGTATGAATCAATAGAAAAAGATAACTACTTAAGTTGATAGTGGGAGATTTGGTTTAGCCACGGCCTTTGCAATCCGCTGAAATAGATTTAACTGACAATCACTTGAAGGCATGGTTCAGTTATCGGAAGACCCTCTGTCCTACCTCCCCTAGTTGTCTTCCCTTTGTCTCAGAACAATCTTGTTTCCTTGTGTTGGAGCTTTGTAATTGATCCAAGAGTCTTGTTGGACTCAAAGAACTATTTATGAACAAGAAAGTTCAATGTGGATGCGGGTTGTTGAAACATAGTTGCACTCTAATTTGCGGAGCTCTACATTCTGCTGGTCTAGCATCAAATTCAATTCCCAGTAGTGTAGTCCGAAGGATAAGGCTCAATACCTAAAATTGGACTGAGCACACACTTTTTCGATTTGGAGTCTTGCCATCACTTGTGCTTGTGCCAGTAGTTTTGAGTAAgcctaaaataaatttaatattgaTTGCATAAGATGATAATGTTAGGGTAGCTTGAGGAGTACTTGATGTTGGAGCTTGCTATGCTGGCAGCTGCTTATCAAAAGCTTATTTTCGCACTCCGGATGGGAAAAGCAACAGAATGGTAGCAAAGACTTTGAGAAGTCACTTTATCTTGTTTGTCTTCTCTGGGTTAAACAATGTGGGTGGATCTATATTTGCATATCTAAAGGACTAGCTGTCGAATAAACAAAAAGCAATCTTTCCATAGTGCTTTCACCACTTTCTTTGTGGTTTGCACTTGTGAGAACTTTCCGGTTCTCATAAAAGCTCGCAGGCTGAGACTCATTATGCATAATTGAAGATATGGAAGCTCCAATGAAGCACATTAGTGTTCTggtcatttttgcaattttggcCATTTCAGGTTTCCAGACTGTCTATGGGGCGGGTGAATGTGGCAAGTCTTCAACACCCGATAGGGAGGCTTTTAAGCTGGCCCCTTGCATGTCTGCGGCACAGGATGAGACCGCACCTGTGTCAAGAAACTGCTGTGCTCAGGTGAAGAGAATAGGGCGGAACCCAAGCTGCCTATGCGCTGCCATGCTGTCAAACACTGCGAAAATTGCAGGAATTAAGCCTGAAGTTGCCGTCACCATTCCAAAACGCTGCAACCTTTCTGATCGCCCCGCTGGGTACAAGTGTGGAGGTCAGATTTGCCTTCTTTCGCTTACTGCAGAAGAGTTATTGTTTGGAAACTTGTATCTCCAGAAGCATCCAGCGTTGGATGTTGCCATGTTGTAAATTATTTAGCGCCGCAACCTTTTCTTCTGCTAGATGATCGCCCTTTCATGTGTTGACAGGTGCTGATCATGTCTAAGTAATCTAAGTAGATGAATGCGCTGACAAAGATGGTCATTCTTTGGGA includes these proteins:
- the LOC115743765 gene encoding uncharacterized protein LOC115743765 — encoded protein: MEAPMKHISVLVIFAILAISGFQTVYGAGECGKSSTPDREAFKLAPCMSAAQDETAPVSRNCCAQVKRIGRNPSCLCAAMLSNTAKIAGIKPEVAVTIPKRCNLSDRPAGYKCGGYTVP